The proteins below come from a single Mustela nigripes isolate SB6536 chromosome 14, MUSNIG.SB6536, whole genome shotgun sequence genomic window:
- the KLF17 gene encoding Krueppel-like factor 17, translating to MEREAEMQIQWQPPQHQLVQDTEKSMSILDMSPSPRRSGMHTSWNDGTSGIHYFLPCTELERIPLALAEAPRQNASETGPQFSMMLPEHGVSYCSQVTRTPSQMIYCEGMSPSQPGMVIFRGPQMMPLGEPSTPGVAMTFGGNLRMPRSGPPVSAPSGISVTSHINVPSMPYSGPPTVPSNRDSLTPKMLLVPTMPSTETQAMLPSLTQMLPPKEPHDFRMSPAGSPSFLALESQDSLSQPGSQEDPLPKQRMHAPLKAERNSRSQERALRRRSPVSRPYCCQYESCGKAYTKRSHLVSHQRKHTGERPYKCMWESCMWSFFRSDELGRHMRIHTRYRPHRCDQCGRQFMRSDHLRQHRRIHQRVPGSPDLQASSGQMAGPPAAGL from the exons GATACTGAGAAGTCAATGTCCATCTTGGACATGTCTCCATCTCCTAGACGCAGTGGAATGCATACCTCTTGGAATGATGGCACATCAGGCATTCACTACTTCCTTCCGTGCACAGAGCTGGAGAGGATCCCTTTGGCCTTAGCTGAGGCTCCCAGGCAGAATGCAAGTGAAACGGGGCCACAGTTCAGTATGATGCTGCCTGAGCATGGTGTGAGCTACTGCTCCCAAGTGACTCGCACTCCTTCCCAGATGATTTACTGTGAGGGAATGTCTCCCTCCCAGCCAGGCATGGTGATTTTCAGGGGGCCCCAGATGATGCCCTTAGGAGAGCCCAGTACTCCAGGGGTGGCCATGACCTTTGGTGGGAATCTAAGGATGCCCCGCAGTGGGCCTCCAGTTTCAGCTCCCAGTGGAATCTCAGTGACATCCCACATCAATGTTCCATCAATGCCTTATTCTGGCCCCCCCACAGTACCTTCTAACAGAGACTCTTTAACACCTAAAATGTTACTGGTCCCAACCATGCCTTCTACTGAGACCCAGGCAATGCTTCCTTCTTTGACTCAGATGTTGCCCCCTAAAGAACCCCATGACTTTAGGATGAGCCCAGCTGGGTCCCCATCATTTCTGGCTTTAGAATCCCAGGACTCtctcagccagccaggctcccaggAAGACCCCTTACCCAAGCAGCGCATGCATGCCCCCCTGAAAGCAGAGCGGAACTCCAGGTCCCAGGAAAGGGCTCTCAGGAGGAGATCCCCGGTTTCAAGGCCTTACTGCTGCCAATATGAAAGCTGTGGAAAAGCTTATACTAAGCGCTCCCACCTTGTGAGTCACCAACGCAAACACACAG GTGAGAGGCCCTATAAATGCATGTGGGAAAGCTGTATGTGGTCTTTTTTCCGTTCTGATGAGCTTGGACGACATATGCGGATACACACCAGATACCGACCACATAGATGTGATCAATGCGGCCGACAATTCATGAGATCTGACCATCTCAGGCAACACCGAAGGATTCACCAACGGGTGCCAGGATCCCCAGACCTCCAGGCCAGCAGTGGACAGATGGCTGGTCCTCCTGCTGCTGGTCTTTAG